A single Natranaerobius thermophilus JW/NM-WN-LF DNA region contains:
- a CDS encoding ParM/StbA family protein yields MIVAVDAGNYETKVVNSHGKYSFYSDIGEYRERKLNQKHGSDDMEWEYQGERGFAGSLAKFESEYGGSMMGDSKYHRDGLLRVLLALHQYCDDNNFKIVVGQPISSHTQAEKQRIKEMLEGDHILTVNGVKKTIRILNCQVAAEGASAFWIHPQGGCVRMLDIGSGTINAATILDRRYVDKDSFTINFGANSNLTNDVKEMANAIIRKSHKWNKDDRVWLIGGIAEEIEPYLTGHFKNLKVLKPNGLHSKWANVLGYYALASGLYE; encoded by the coding sequence ATGATTGTTGCCGTCGATGCGGGGAACTATGAGACGAAAGTAGTTAACTCCCACGGCAAGTACAGCTTTTACAGTGACATTGGAGAATACCGTGAACGAAAATTAAACCAAAAACACGGATCCGACGACATGGAGTGGGAATATCAAGGAGAACGAGGGTTTGCAGGTAGCTTAGCTAAATTTGAAAGTGAATACGGCGGAAGTATGATGGGTGACAGCAAATATCATAGGGACGGATTACTTCGGGTGTTATTAGCTCTCCATCAGTACTGTGATGATAATAATTTCAAAATCGTAGTTGGACAACCCATCTCAAGCCATACGCAAGCAGAAAAACAAAGAATTAAGGAAATGCTCGAAGGTGATCACATACTGACTGTTAACGGTGTGAAGAAAACGATCAGGATACTTAACTGCCAGGTAGCAGCTGAGGGTGCTTCTGCTTTTTGGATTCATCCCCAGGGTGGTTGTGTAAGAATGCTAGATATTGGTTCAGGAACGATAAATGCTGCCACAATACTGGACAGGCGATATGTTGATAAGGACAGTTTTACAATTAATTTTGGTGCCAACAGCAATTTAACCAACGACGTAAAAGAAATGGCCAACGCTATCATAAGGAAAAGCCATAAGTGGAATAAGGATGATCGGGTTTGGCTTATTGGAGGTATTGCTGAAGAGATTGAACCCTACTTGACTGGTCATTTTAAGAATCTTAAAGTCTTAAAACCAAAC